The proteins below are encoded in one region of uncultured Eubacteriales bacterium:
- a CDS encoding Bifunctional PLP-dependent enzyme with beta-cystathionase and maltose regulon repressor activities, whose product MTFDFTTIADAVDYGFGSDFTPGHTVMAGAQLHVKTAPCVIDALTGLVQSGLYGWTPSDGGDYLGAIVNWMASVRNWEISPSWIVPSYGILQGMCAAIRAFTQPGDGIIVQQPVYLLYARAIANCGRVLVDSPLLCKEGHYEMDFADLEAKMAAPENKLMLLCNPHNPTMDVWERPDLELVAALAKKHHVLVVVDEIFAEHVWEPGLMTPYAALEDAKDNCIVCTSLGKAFNFTGTSHANLIIPNEALRGAYRTQRDADHYGSLSPFMRTALLAAYTPEGKGWIDALMDFTRENERLVRSFFGEHFPAVRVFRHRAGTLLWADFRRLGLTEPELDALFRAAEVEPDLGSKYGTAGTGYLRLQIGMPSSELTGALDRLLSAARKRGLA is encoded by the coding sequence ATGACCTTTGATTTTACTACCATCGCCGACGCGGTGGATTACGGTTTCGGCTCCGACTTTACCCCCGGACACACCGTGATGGCGGGGGCCCAGCTCCACGTGAAGACCGCTCCCTGCGTGATCGATGCGCTGACGGGCCTCGTCCAATCGGGACTATACGGCTGGACGCCCTCGGACGGAGGGGACTACCTGGGGGCCATCGTGAACTGGATGGCCTCTGTACGGAACTGGGAGATTAGCCCCAGCTGGATCGTCCCATCCTACGGTATCCTCCAGGGCATGTGCGCCGCCATCCGGGCTTTTACTCAGCCAGGAGACGGCATCATCGTCCAGCAGCCGGTGTACCTGCTCTACGCAAGAGCCATCGCCAACTGCGGGCGTGTTCTGGTAGACAGTCCCCTCCTCTGTAAGGAAGGGCACTACGAGATGGACTTTGCCGACCTGGAGGCCAAGATGGCCGCCCCGGAAAATAAGCTTATGCTCCTGTGCAATCCCCACAACCCCACCATGGACGTGTGGGAGCGCCCGGACTTGGAGCTGGTGGCGGCCCTTGCAAAGAAACATCACGTACTGGTGGTGGTGGACGAGATTTTTGCCGAGCACGTGTGGGAACCGGGCCTGATGACCCCTTACGCCGCCCTGGAGGACGCAAAGGACAACTGCATCGTCTGCACGAGCCTGGGCAAGGCATTCAACTTCACCGGCACCAGCCACGCCAATCTCATCATTCCCAATGAGGCCCTCCGCGGCGCCTACCGCACCCAGCGGGATGCAGACCACTACGGCAGCCTCTCCCCCTTCATGCGCACGGCGCTCCTCGCGGCCTACACCCCGGAGGGAAAGGGCTGGATCGACGCGCTGATGGACTTTACCCGTGAAAACGAGCGTCTGGTGCGTAGCTTCTTCGGAGAGCACTTCCCCGCCGTCCGGGTTTTCCGCCACCGGGCAGGCACCCTGCTCTGGGCCGACTTTAGGCGCCTGGGCCTTACCGAACCGGAGCTGGACGCCCTTTTCCGAGCCGCCGAGGTGGAGCCTGACCTGGGCAGCAAGTACGGCACGGCAGGAACCGGGTATCTGCGCCTGCAAATCGGGATGCCCAGCTCCGAACTGACCGGGGCGTTGGACCGTCTCCTCTCTGCCGCCCGGAAACGTGGATTAGCCTGA
- a CDS encoding Renal dipeptidase family protein, producing the protein MEFKLKKGYHPYEAYQYLEPGRDFKVIDWADWDWAGRHVIELNDDDEARCRALLEANPYISLHDHPDFTTRDMSTCEPLFDAMRTGRDRCGYEALAYSNLDCIFDNMMDGTNIISSPEGWKWIDIVHDLGMRLCDIAHQDLLVHCKTADDIFAAKRAGKIACVFVIEGAAPIENEADRIDILYGLGIRQLGVTYSESNALGSGLKEDSDGGLTKFGQRCVERMNKVGMLIDVSHCGQRTAYDAVMHSSKPIIASHVGAKGVWNIKRMAGDELLRAIASKGGVIGIEAAPHTTMSRTRMTHDIDSVMEHFEYVKNLVGIDHVSFGVDCMYGDHVGLHHAFAAALSTGETSKSQTEYTEVPCVKYLENPTEASWNIPRWLIKHGYSDEDIAKVIGGNAIRVLREVWA; encoded by the coding sequence ATGGAATTCAAACTCAAAAAAGGGTACCACCCCTATGAAGCGTACCAGTACCTGGAGCCCGGCAGGGACTTTAAGGTGATCGACTGGGCGGACTGGGACTGGGCGGGGCGCCATGTGATCGAGCTGAATGATGATGATGAGGCCCGTTGCCGGGCTCTTCTGGAAGCAAACCCGTACATCAGCCTCCACGACCATCCCGATTTCACCACCCGGGACATGTCCACCTGCGAACCGCTCTTCGACGCCATGCGTACCGGGCGGGACCGCTGCGGCTACGAGGCTCTGGCGTACTCTAACCTGGACTGTATCTTCGACAATATGATGGACGGCACCAACATCATCTCCAGCCCTGAGGGCTGGAAGTGGATCGACATCGTCCATGACCTGGGCATGCGCCTGTGCGATATCGCCCACCAGGACCTTCTGGTCCACTGCAAGACCGCGGACGACATCTTCGCCGCCAAGCGGGCCGGGAAGATTGCCTGCGTCTTTGTCATCGAGGGCGCGGCCCCCATTGAAAACGAGGCAGACCGCATCGACATCCTCTACGGCCTGGGCATACGGCAGTTGGGCGTTACCTACTCTGAGAGCAACGCCCTGGGCAGTGGCCTGAAGGAGGACAGTGACGGCGGCCTTACTAAATTCGGCCAGAGGTGTGTGGAGCGGATGAACAAGGTGGGCATGCTTATCGATGTGTCCCACTGTGGGCAGAGGACCGCCTACGACGCTGTGATGCACTCTTCTAAGCCCATCATTGCCTCCCACGTGGGGGCCAAGGGTGTGTGGAACATTAAGCGCATGGCCGGGGACGAGCTCCTGCGGGCCATCGCCTCCAAGGGCGGAGTCATCGGTATCGAGGCCGCGCCCCACACCACCATGTCCCGAACCAGGATGACCCATGATATCGACAGCGTGATGGAGCACTTCGAGTATGTGAAAAACCTGGTGGGGATCGACCATGTGAGCTTTGGCGTGGACTGCATGTACGGGGACCATGTGGGCCTCCACCACGCCTTCGCCGCGGCCCTCTCTACCGGCGAGACTTCTAAGAGCCAGACTGAATACACGGAGGTTCCCTGCGTTAAATATCTGGAAAACCCCACAGAGGCCAGCTGGAACATCCCCCGCTGGCTCATAAAGCACGGGTACAGTGACGAGGATATTGCCAAGGTCATCGGCGGCAACGCCATCCGCGTTCTGCGTGAGGTATGGGCCTGA
- a CDS encoding putative dipeptidase (Evidence 3 : Function proposed based on presence of conserved amino acid motif, structural feature or limited homology) has product MEFTQKPAYRGYKAYQYLEPGKDYKEFEWEKWDWAGRHVIELAPDQEAMVKEIFAKHPYLSLHDHPTFYPKDMSSIDHIYDAMRQGRAFCDYEALSYSNLDCVFDNMMDGVNIISSPGGWKWIDIIHDLGMRLCDIAHQDFLVHCKTVDDILAAKKAGKIAWVACIEGAACIENEVDRIDILYGLGVRQLGVTYSESNALGNGMKEDNDGGLTKFGQKCVERMNKVGMLIDVSHCGQKTAYDAVVHSSKPILMSHVGAKGVWNIKRMAGDELIRAIGSKGGVIGIESAPHTTMSHTKMTHDIDSVMEHFEYVKNLVGIDHVGFGVDCLYGDHVGVHHAFAAALSTAETSNAEYEEVPFVWGLENPTEASWNVVRWLVKHGYSEEDIAKVIGGNAIRVLREVWAN; this is encoded by the coding sequence ATGGAGTTTACACAAAAGCCGGCCTACCGGGGATATAAGGCCTATCAGTATCTGGAGCCCGGAAAGGATTACAAGGAGTTTGAGTGGGAGAAGTGGGACTGGGCAGGCCGCCACGTGATCGAGCTGGCCCCCGATCAGGAGGCCATGGTGAAGGAGATTTTCGCCAAGCACCCGTACCTCAGCCTCCACGATCACCCTACCTTCTATCCCAAGGACATGAGCAGCATCGACCATATTTATGACGCCATGCGGCAGGGCAGAGCCTTCTGCGATTACGAGGCCCTGTCCTACTCCAACCTGGACTGCGTATTCGACAACATGATGGACGGCGTGAACATCATCTCCAGCCCCGGCGGCTGGAAGTGGATCGACATCATCCACGACCTGGGTATGCGCCTATGTGACATCGCCCATCAGGACTTCCTGGTCCACTGCAAGACTGTGGACGACATCCTCGCCGCCAAGAAGGCGGGCAAGATTGCATGGGTGGCATGCATCGAGGGCGCGGCCTGCATTGAGAACGAAGTGGACCGCATCGACATCCTCTACGGCTTGGGTGTGCGCCAGCTGGGCGTCACCTACTCGGAGAGCAACGCTCTGGGCAACGGCATGAAGGAGGATAACGACGGCGGCCTTACTAAGTTCGGTCAAAAGTGTGTGGAGCGGATGAACAAGGTGGGTATGCTCATCGACGTGTCCCACTGTGGACAGAAGACCGCCTACGACGCCGTGGTGCACTCCTCTAAGCCCATCCTCATGAGCCATGTGGGGGCCAAGGGCGTGTGGAACATCAAGCGCATGGCGGGGGATGAGCTTATCCGGGCCATTGGCTCCAAGGGGGGCGTCATCGGCATAGAGTCCGCACCCCACACCACTATGTCCCACACCAAAATGACCCACGATATCGATAGTGTGATGGAGCACTTCGAGTATGTGAAAAATCTGGTGGGGATCGACCATGTGGGCTTTGGCGTGGACTGCCTGTACGGCGACCACGTGGGGGTCCACCACGCCTTTGCCGCGGCCCTCTCCACTGCCGAGACCTCCAATGCCGAGTACGAGGAGGTCCCCTTCGTATGGGGGCTTGAGAATCCCACAGAGGCCAGCTGGAACGTGGTTCGGTGGCTGGTCAAGCACGGTTACAGCGAGGAGGACATTGCCAAGGTCATCGGCGGCAACGCCATCCGGGTCCTGCGCGAGGTCTGGGCAAACTGA
- a CDS encoding exported hypothetical protein (Evidence 5 : No homology to any previously reported sequences), whose amino-acid sequence MKRIVSLALSLCLALSLTACGGAPAASPSPSASAAPTASGDATGPKTGGSINVGLNSAPVGENIWYQNDLNSATIMNLVCPNLVAMDESGKKYNYLTESAVSNDDCTEWTVTLVEGLAWNDGTPVTAEDLLFTIRYGVENHIGFFDSYYGQVDLDASQTVDDRTVIFRLTSGNVNFWNGGGFWIPIMRQSEWESVTDPSTYKYSGAGYGPYYISEWVDGEYVVLERNPYFTQANDGQGAYLDEVVFRVYTDENAMVLALQNGEIDVCANFLSASSVSQLSGDPTYQISSVSSLGYAFISFSQTNELLTDVNVRKAISMCADRDALVNVAFAGAATPMYTPISPVYAEFTASNIQQPAFDPTAAAALLEEAGYVDTNGDGIRESASGAPLKFTITYKSTLTNVDGVMSILKDGAAKAGIELDLQPVDAATFSANVTQGHKYDISYSSWGTIDDVDTTLLTCFGIGQTLNFMEFNSQEQEDMLKAMQSETDYATRVKMVDQWQTWFVENLPTCHLLVPNNTYAASTAKYAGWNLVPGNSAYLACSQFVNVYAK is encoded by the coding sequence ATGAAAAGGATCGTTTCCCTTGCGCTCTCGCTCTGCCTTGCGCTGTCCCTGACGGCATGCGGCGGAGCGCCTGCGGCCAGCCCTAGCCCCAGCGCCTCCGCCGCACCTACCGCATCAGGCGACGCCACCGGGCCCAAGACCGGCGGCTCCATCAACGTTGGCCTGAACTCCGCCCCCGTGGGTGAGAACATTTGGTATCAGAACGACTTGAACTCTGCCACCATTATGAACCTTGTCTGTCCCAACCTGGTGGCCATGGATGAGTCCGGCAAGAAGTACAACTATCTCACCGAGTCCGCTGTCTCCAATGACGACTGCACAGAGTGGACCGTCACCCTGGTGGAGGGTCTGGCCTGGAACGACGGCACCCCCGTCACCGCGGAGGACCTGCTCTTCACTATCCGGTACGGTGTGGAAAATCATATCGGCTTCTTCGACAGTTACTACGGCCAGGTGGACCTGGACGCCTCTCAGACTGTGGATGATCGTACCGTGATCTTCCGCCTGACCTCCGGGAATGTGAACTTCTGGAACGGCGGCGGCTTCTGGATCCCCATCATGCGCCAGAGCGAGTGGGAGAGCGTTACCGATCCCAGCACCTACAAATACAGCGGCGCTGGTTACGGCCCCTACTACATCAGCGAGTGGGTGGACGGCGAGTATGTGGTACTGGAGCGCAACCCTTACTTCACCCAAGCGAACGATGGCCAGGGTGCTTACCTGGATGAGGTGGTCTTCCGCGTCTACACCGATGAAAACGCCATGGTCCTGGCTCTCCAGAACGGCGAAATTGACGTCTGCGCAAACTTCCTGAGCGCCTCCTCCGTCTCCCAGTTGAGCGGCGACCCCACCTATCAGATCAGCAGCGTGTCCTCTCTGGGCTATGCCTTCATCAGTTTCTCCCAGACCAACGAGCTGCTCACCGACGTGAATGTCCGCAAGGCCATCTCCATGTGCGCCGACCGAGACGCCCTGGTAAACGTGGCCTTTGCCGGGGCAGCGACCCCCATGTATACCCCCATCAGCCCTGTGTACGCCGAGTTTACCGCCTCCAACATCCAGCAGCCCGCCTTTGATCCCACCGCCGCGGCCGCCCTGCTGGAGGAAGCCGGCTATGTGGACACCAACGGCGACGGTATCCGTGAGTCCGCTTCCGGCGCGCCCCTCAAGTTTACCATCACCTATAAGAGCACTCTGACCAATGTGGACGGCGTCATGTCCATCCTGAAAGACGGAGCCGCCAAGGCCGGTATTGAGCTCGACCTGCAGCCTGTGGACGCCGCCACCTTCTCCGCTAACGTGACCCAGGGCCACAAGTACGACATCAGCTACAGCAGCTGGGGCACCATCGACGACGTGGACACCACCCTGCTCACCTGTTTCGGTATCGGCCAGACGCTGAACTTCATGGAGTTCAACAGCCAGGAGCAGGAGGATATGCTGAAGGCCATGCAGAGCGAGACCGACTATGCCACCCGTGTGAAGATGGTGGATCAGTGGCAGACCTGGTTTGTGGAGAACCTGCCCACCTGCCACCTGCTGGTCCCCAATAACACCTACGCCGCCAGCACCGCCAAGTATGCGGGCTGGAACCTGGTGCCCGGCAATTCCGCCTACCTTGCCTGCTCCCAGTTCGTCAACGTCTACGCAAAATAG
- a CDS encoding Amidohydrolase family protein, producing the protein MYDFLIKNGLVVDGAGSPAFKADVAIQGDQIARIAPNITEEAAQVYDAAGKYVIPGLIDPHVHEEWLCFDDGTYDSYLTQGVTTLINGNCSHSVVPGHKKEILDYYLGNGLVGLKQYERYMESWPDWHDFAGYCDAVAQVGTNCNFVTLLGHGSIRQYVMHGAYNRPPDELEQAHIENIIRHNMDQGAWGISFGLDYVPSRYATMDELCDVVNQIKRYDAVAAAHLRHQIGIPEATAEFCEVGRLTGAKLQISHLASAFPSAYDIALKAIREDGVRARIDVIPSSVGHCTGKERMLLFTMALSDELFSQGIEGVKRALRTPEGRALIKRDNYTMAGPKDKVYIVHSEDPHLENRSIRDIARERGIDEDDCMLDLMADDLNYVFWLNAPAANVPSNFIEHCDSIVANPYVSVGSDTIMGDPLDPFDWYEIRRRGGFATFAQMYLKKGVPYEEIVRRNTSMVADHFGIYKRGRLAEGNYADVAVIDLPNYRYPEMSQQHYKTPRMNATGCDLVLCNGQVELRDGVPFKTFAGRVLRKNAQG; encoded by the coding sequence ATGTATGACTTTCTTATTAAAAACGGCCTCGTAGTGGATGGCGCGGGCAGCCCCGCGTTCAAGGCCGATGTGGCAATTCAGGGCGACCAAATTGCCCGCATCGCGCCGAACATCACTGAAGAGGCGGCCCAGGTGTACGACGCCGCAGGCAAATACGTCATCCCCGGGCTCATCGACCCCCATGTGCATGAGGAGTGGCTCTGCTTTGACGATGGCACCTACGATTCTTATCTCACCCAGGGCGTGACCACGCTGATCAACGGCAACTGCAGCCACAGCGTAGTCCCCGGCCATAAGAAGGAGATCCTGGACTACTATCTGGGCAACGGACTGGTGGGTCTAAAGCAGTACGAGCGCTATATGGAAAGCTGGCCCGACTGGCACGATTTTGCCGGCTACTGCGACGCGGTGGCCCAGGTGGGCACCAACTGCAACTTCGTCACCCTGCTGGGCCACGGCAGTATCCGCCAGTATGTGATGCACGGGGCCTATAACCGCCCCCCTGACGAGCTGGAGCAGGCCCATATCGAAAACATCATCCGCCACAACATGGATCAGGGCGCCTGGGGCATTTCCTTTGGGCTTGACTATGTACCCAGCCGCTATGCCACCATGGACGAGCTGTGCGACGTGGTCAACCAGATCAAGCGCTACGACGCGGTGGCTGCCGCCCATCTACGCCACCAGATCGGCATCCCCGAGGCCACCGCCGAATTCTGTGAGGTGGGCCGCCTTACAGGGGCGAAACTCCAGATCTCTCACCTCGCCTCCGCTTTTCCCTCCGCCTATGATATCGCGCTCAAGGCCATCCGGGAGGACGGCGTCCGGGCCAGGATCGATGTGATCCCCAGCAGCGTGGGCCACTGCACCGGCAAGGAGCGGATGCTCCTCTTCACCATGGCCCTGAGTGACGAACTCTTCAGCCAGGGGATAGAAGGAGTGAAACGGGCTCTCAGGACTCCCGAGGGCCGGGCGCTCATTAAGCGGGACAATTACACCATGGCGGGCCCCAAGGATAAGGTCTATATCGTCCACTCCGAGGACCCCCACCTGGAAAACCGCTCCATCCGGGACATTGCCCGGGAGCGGGGCATCGACGAGGACGACTGTATGCTGGACCTGATGGCCGACGACCTCAATTACGTTTTCTGGCTCAACGCCCCGGCGGCCAATGTGCCCAGCAACTTCATCGAACACTGCGATTCCATCGTGGCGAATCCCTATGTATCCGTGGGCAGCGATACCATCATGGGCGACCCGCTGGACCCCTTTGACTGGTATGAGATCCGTCGACGCGGCGGCTTCGCTACCTTTGCCCAGATGTACCTGAAAAAGGGTGTGCCCTACGAGGAGATTGTGCGTCGAAACACCAGCATGGTGGCCGACCATTTCGGCATCTACAAGCGGGGCCGTCTGGCAGAGGGGAATTACGCCGACGTGGCTGTGATCGACCTGCCCAACTACCGCTACCCTGAGATGAGCCAGCAGCACTATAAGACCCCCCGCATGAACGCCACCGGCTGCGACCTGGTGCTGTGCAACGGCCAGGTGGAGCTGAGAGACGGAGTGCCGTTTAAAACCTTTGCGGGGCGGGTGCTGAGAAAGAACGCCCAGGGCTGA
- a CDS encoding Oligopeptide transport system permease protein AppC, producing the protein MKERKSFLYYFVRNRNGMIGFVGVLFIVLLGLVGPLLVAKPEGYTADILMAPSVLHWLGTDNLGLDIFAELVWGARTSLYVSLLAMLISGVIGIPLGLICGYTKGWFSEIIDAFIDIFMTLPMLPLMIIVAAVMGTSITNVALILGVFSWPQLARVTKNSTLKIREMQYIEAAKCLGLPQRRVLFKHVLLNASGPVFVNMTLVMASAVLTEASLSFLGLGDPTTWSWGTVLKRAWSQNAVISSPNPWWWWLIPSLCIAVYVICFNLLGTALNDCLNPKGRE; encoded by the coding sequence ATGAAAGAACGTAAGAGCTTTTTGTACTACTTTGTCCGCAACCGCAACGGTATGATCGGCTTTGTCGGCGTTTTGTTCATCGTGCTGCTGGGGCTGGTAGGCCCCCTGTTGGTGGCCAAGCCCGAGGGATACACCGCCGATATCCTGATGGCGCCCAGTGTCCTGCACTGGCTGGGGACTGACAACCTGGGGCTGGACATCTTCGCGGAGCTGGTGTGGGGCGCCCGCACCTCGCTCTATGTCTCCCTTCTGGCCATGCTCATCTCAGGGGTCATCGGTATCCCGCTGGGGCTCATATGCGGCTATACCAAGGGCTGGTTCAGCGAGATCATCGATGCCTTCATTGATATTTTCATGACTTTGCCCATGCTGCCGCTCATGATTATTGTGGCTGCCGTCATGGGTACCTCCATCACCAATGTGGCCCTGATTCTGGGCGTTTTCTCCTGGCCCCAACTGGCCCGGGTAACCAAGAACAGCACCCTGAAAATACGGGAAATGCAATATATCGAGGCAGCCAAATGCCTGGGCCTGCCCCAGAGGCGCGTTTTGTTTAAGCACGTCCTCCTCAATGCCTCCGGCCCTGTTTTTGTCAACATGACGCTGGTCATGGCCTCCGCCGTGCTCACCGAGGCCAGCCTCAGTTTTTTAGGCCTCGGGGACCCCACCACCTGGAGCTGGGGCACCGTCCTGAAACGGGCCTGGAGCCAGAATGCCGTCATCAGTAGTCCCAACCCCTGGTGGTGGTGGCTCATCCCCAGTCTCTGCATAGCGGTCTATGTGATCTGCTTCAATCTCTTAGGCACCGCCCTGAACGACTGCCTCAACCCTAAGGGGCGGGAGTAG
- a CDS encoding Oligopeptide transport system permease protein AppB, which produces MLRYLIRRLGRGVLTIFVSVTLVFFIVRAMPSDPVSLMISPQMTAETQQALTQAYGLDKPIGVQYLLYMRELLSGNLGTSFSRRVPVTEYLAERLPWTLLLLLAVMLIVILVGISVGLFAAAHKGKLADRLINIVVTMGISVFIPFMAFLLLYIFSFKLRISPTGGAYTPPKGTGMAYYLDVARHLILPAVALSITNLANAVLYTRNSMIDVLREDYIRTAYSKGNSKGRVLRVHALKNALIPTVTVIGMQIGLMVGGATVTETVFSWPGIGRLIYDSVNALDYPVLQGAFLLMAVAVVAMSFLTDLVVAWLDPRIKLGG; this is translated from the coding sequence ATGCTTCGTTACCTGATTCGTCGCCTGGGGCGCGGGGTCCTTACCATCTTTGTGTCCGTTACGCTGGTGTTCTTCATCGTGCGGGCCATGCCCTCCGATCCGGTCTCTCTAATGATCAGTCCCCAGATGACCGCCGAGACTCAGCAGGCCCTCACCCAGGCCTACGGCTTGGATAAGCCCATCGGGGTTCAGTACCTTCTCTATATGCGTGAGCTGCTGTCCGGCAACCTGGGCACCAGTTTCTCACGCCGCGTCCCGGTAACGGAATACCTCGCGGAGCGGCTCCCCTGGACCCTCCTGCTCCTGCTGGCAGTCATGCTCATCGTGATCCTGGTCGGCATCAGCGTGGGCCTCTTCGCCGCGGCTCATAAGGGGAAGCTGGCGGATCGGCTCATTAATATCGTGGTGACCATGGGGATCTCGGTCTTTATCCCCTTCATGGCCTTCCTGCTGCTGTACATCTTCTCTTTCAAGCTGCGGATAAGCCCCACCGGCGGCGCCTATACCCCGCCTAAGGGGACGGGGATGGCCTACTACTTGGACGTGGCACGGCATCTAATCCTACCCGCCGTGGCCCTGTCCATCACAAACCTTGCCAACGCGGTGCTGTACACCCGCAACAGCATGATCGACGTCCTGCGTGAGGACTATATCCGTACCGCCTACTCCAAGGGTAACAGCAAGGGGCGGGTGCTCCGGGTCCACGCGCTGAAAAACGCTTTGATCCCTACAGTTACCGTCATCGGCATGCAAATTGGCCTGATGGTGGGCGGGGCCACCGTGACGGAGACCGTGTTCTCCTGGCCGGGCATTGGCAGGCTGATCTACGACTCTGTCAACGCGCTGGACTACCCGGTCTTGCAGGGGGCCTTCCTCCTGATGGCCGTGGCTGTGGTGGCCATGAGCTTTTTGACCGATCTGGTCGTAGCCTGGCTGGACCCACGCATCAAGCTGGGAGGTTGA
- the oppF gene encoding oligopeptide transporter subunit; ATP-binding component of ABC superfamily (Evidence 2a : Function of homologous gene experimentally demonstrated in an other organism; Product type t : transporter), with translation MTEREPLLRVEHLTKLFPIKKRRLIEPKRYVHAVEDVSFEVYTGETLGIVGESGSGKSTLARAVLALTPVTAGKVFYEGKEITDLKAGAGEKRRLRGELQMIFQDPYASLNPKIKIGEAIAEPMLLSGQAANRKEAGEKVKHLLETVGLRPEVYDRFPHEFSGGQRQRIGIVRALAVNPRLLFCDESVSALDVSVQAQILNLFNELKEKFHLTYVFIGHDLAVVRYISDRILVMYLGKVMEIAPYDALFGENTHPYTQALVSAVPEPSTAPRAQRIILEGDIPSVVEPPKGCRFCQRCFKAETKCFEEEPGMTKVGEGHFIRCHFAKEVQ, from the coding sequence ATGACTGAGCGGGAGCCCCTTCTGCGGGTAGAACACCTGACCAAACTCTTCCCAATAAAAAAGCGCAGGCTCATTGAGCCGAAACGGTATGTCCACGCGGTAGAGGATGTGAGCTTTGAGGTCTATACCGGTGAGACGCTGGGCATCGTGGGAGAGTCCGGCTCAGGCAAGTCCACTTTGGCGCGGGCCGTCCTGGCACTGACTCCCGTAACGGCAGGAAAGGTATTCTACGAGGGGAAGGAGATCACTGACCTCAAGGCCGGTGCGGGGGAAAAGCGCCGCCTGCGGGGGGAGCTGCAGATGATCTTTCAGGACCCCTACGCCAGCCTGAACCCCAAGATTAAGATCGGCGAGGCCATTGCAGAGCCCATGCTCCTTAGCGGCCAGGCGGCCAACCGGAAGGAGGCTGGGGAGAAGGTAAAGCACCTTTTGGAGACCGTGGGCCTCCGCCCGGAGGTGTATGACCGGTTCCCCCATGAATTTTCAGGCGGACAGCGCCAGCGCATTGGCATTGTCCGCGCGTTGGCAGTGAACCCCAGGCTGCTCTTCTGTGACGAGTCGGTCTCTGCTCTGGACGTATCTGTCCAGGCCCAGATATTAAACCTCTTCAACGAGCTGAAAGAAAAGTTCCACCTGACCTATGTCTTCATCGGCCATGATTTGGCGGTGGTTCGCTATATCAGCGACCGTATCCTGGTGATGTACTTGGGAAAGGTCATGGAGATTGCCCCCTACGACGCCCTCTTTGGGGAGAACACCCACCCCTATACCCAGGCACTGGTGTCCGCCGTTCCGGAGCCCAGCACAGCCCCCCGCGCTCAACGCATCATTCTGGAAGGGGACATCCCCAGCGTGGTGGAGCCGCCCAAGGGGTGCCGGTTTTGCCAGCGGTGTTTTAAGGCGGAGACAAAGTGCTTTGAGGAAGAACCCGGGATGACCAAAGTGGGAGAGGGCCATTTTATTCGCTGTCATTTTGCAAAGGAGGTGCAGTGA